The proteins below are encoded in one region of Desulfovibrio sp. JC022:
- the mraZ gene encoding division/cell wall cluster transcriptional repressor MraZ translates to MKFRGHAHRSMDAKGRLMLTPEYRDQVYSDSPDGRVTLTIFEGNIVGFTPPDWAILEEKLTSIKSPSRKLRNFIRIIISGSEEVCLDKQGRITIPSYLRKSGKLDKDVVLAGVGDRFEIWDKREFEALLEQDFDDVSDELAECGVELPF, encoded by the coding sequence ATGAAGTTCAGAGGTCACGCACATCGCAGCATGGATGCCAAAGGCAGACTGATGCTTACACCGGAGTACCGGGATCAGGTTTATTCTGATTCCCCGGACGGTCGCGTGACATTAACTATTTTCGAAGGAAACATAGTCGGCTTCACACCACCGGACTGGGCAATACTTGAGGAAAAACTCACAAGTATCAAAAGCCCCAGCCGGAAGCTCAGAAATTTCATCCGAATAATCATTTCAGGTTCCGAAGAAGTCTGCCTCGACAAACAGGGCAGAATCACCATTCCTTCCTATCTGCGAAAAAGCGGCAAGCTGGACAAGGACGTGGTCCTTGCCGGAGTAGGCGACAGATTTGAAATCTGGGACAAGCGGGAATTCGAAGCCCTGCTTGAACAGGATTTTGATGATGTCTCCGATGAATTGGCTGAATGCGGAGTTGAACTCCCGTTCTAG
- a CDS encoding penicillin-binding transpeptidase domain-containing protein, with protein MAKRKKESLKASRTKLLFVMVLFALVWTGLLGRAAWLQLFKGADLSRMVSRQHLAAELERGERGSIYDRNGNLLATSVEASSVYIRPVKVTDVDGTAYKLSKILGIPQAKLRKKLSRKSNFIWIKRQLNDRIAQKIVKADLPGVYLTTEYVRLYPNNYLAGQLLGFSGIDGNGLEGLEKKFNDRLAGRKAQFVVQRDASGRRLYLDAMGREMDVRGKDIHLTIDSHLQSVTENALAEAVKKYNGRWGSAIVVEVASGDILAVANCPRFNPNIFRTSSPNIWRNRAALDVYEPGSTFKSFLMAAALEHKVVTPEKLFDCENGRWKINGKYIKDTHKEGWLPVHKILRYSSNIGCAKIGLELGVQNFHKFISDLGFGHRTGLPIPGDRKGLIRPAAKWNEIDLAAGSFGQGVGVTTVQMAKAYLTLANKGLEKPLNLVQYPRSEQDEAPKRIFSAEVAEKVLSMMREVVQDDGTGRKARISGTTVAGKTGTAQKAHSKGGYGTEYIASFVALVPGYNPDYIVYMMVDDPKPNHYGSTVAAPAVKKIMTQTLAYYGKLPEHRKPTPVMAAGQTFTAMPKKALRATPFKISASGDKVPDLKGMPIRRAIEILVQKGFVPTLKGQGMTVTKQLPAAGDKWPEDKKAEMVLWVS; from the coding sequence ATGGCTAAAAGGAAAAAAGAAAGCCTGAAGGCGAGCAGAACAAAGCTGCTCTTCGTCATGGTCCTTTTCGCCCTTGTATGGACAGGTCTTTTGGGCAGAGCGGCATGGCTGCAATTGTTCAAGGGAGCTGATCTTTCACGCATGGTTTCCCGCCAGCACCTTGCTGCGGAACTGGAACGCGGTGAACGCGGCTCCATTTATGACCGCAACGGCAACCTGCTGGCAACCAGTGTGGAAGCTTCTTCCGTGTACATCCGCCCGGTCAAGGTTACCGATGTGGACGGCACAGCTTATAAGCTTTCGAAAATTCTCGGCATCCCGCAGGCGAAGCTGAGAAAAAAATTGTCCCGCAAGTCGAACTTCATCTGGATCAAGCGTCAGCTCAATGACCGCATTGCCCAGAAAATTGTGAAGGCCGACCTGCCCGGCGTATACCTGACCACAGAATACGTAAGGCTTTATCCCAACAACTACCTTGCAGGACAACTGCTCGGTTTTTCCGGGATCGACGGCAACGGACTTGAAGGACTTGAAAAGAAATTTAACGACCGCCTTGCCGGACGCAAGGCACAGTTCGTTGTGCAGCGCGATGCCTCCGGGCGCAGGCTGTACCTTGATGCCATGGGCCGTGAAATGGACGTCCGCGGCAAGGACATCCACCTGACCATTGATTCACACCTGCAATCGGTAACAGAGAATGCTCTGGCCGAAGCGGTGAAGAAATACAACGGCAGATGGGGTTCCGCCATAGTTGTTGAAGTTGCAAGCGGCGATATTCTGGCTGTTGCCAACTGCCCGCGCTTCAACCCTAATATTTTCCGCACCAGCTCCCCCAATATCTGGAGGAACCGTGCGGCTCTTGACGTTTATGAACCGGGATCAACCTTTAAGTCGTTCCTCATGGCTGCTGCTCTGGAACACAAGGTAGTAACCCCGGAAAAGCTCTTTGACTGTGAAAACGGACGCTGGAAGATCAACGGCAAGTACATCAAGGACACCCATAAGGAAGGGTGGCTCCCGGTGCATAAAATCCTGCGTTATTCAAGCAACATAGGATGTGCCAAAATCGGTCTGGAATTGGGAGTGCAGAACTTCCATAAATTCATCAGCGATCTTGGATTCGGACACAGAACCGGACTGCCCATTCCCGGTGACCGCAAAGGCTTGATCCGCCCGGCCGCCAAGTGGAATGAAATCGACCTTGCTGCCGGATCATTCGGGCAGGGAGTCGGGGTAACAACAGTACAGATGGCAAAAGCTTATCTGACTCTTGCCAACAAAGGGCTTGAAAAGCCTCTCAACTTGGTGCAATACCCCCGCTCCGAGCAGGATGAAGCACCCAAGCGCATCTTCAGTGCTGAAGTAGCGGAAAAAGTCCTCTCCATGATGCGCGAAGTTGTGCAGGACGACGGAACCGGACGCAAAGCCAGAATCAGCGGGACCACCGTTGCGGGCAAAACCGGAACCGCCCAGAAAGCACACAGCAAAGGCGGATACGGCACTGAATACATCGCTTCCTTTGTAGCTTTGGTTCCGGGATACAACCCGGATTACATCGTCTACATGATGGTTGATGATCCTAAGCCTAACCATTACGGCAGCACTGTAGCAGCCCCGGCGGTGAAAAAGATCATGACCCAGACTCTGGCTTACTACGGCAAGCTTCCGGAACATCGTAAGCCGACACCGGTCATGGCTGCGGGACAGACTTTCACAGCAATGCCCAAGAAGGCTTTGCGGGCTACCCCGTTTAAGATCAGCGCGTCCGGGGACAAGGTCCCTGATTTAAAAGGAATGCCCATTCGCAGGGCAATTGAAATATTGGTCCAGAAAGGATTTGTCCCCACACTGAAAGGTCAGGGGATGACAGTTACCAAACAGCTTCCTGCCGCAGGCGACAAATGGCCTGAGGACAAGAAAGCGGAAATGGTTCTCTGGGTTTCTTAA
- a CDS encoding CBS domain-containing protein, whose protein sequence is MLLRKRAWDIMNEEFSTIDESASLSEAVRSLRDSMKEAPDNHIVVVKKKNGSLRGVVSIWTMLKAVEDLVLKDEDLSLSEEADWDRAFKRAGTACCSAALDGHIEEDVAILKPTDPMLVVLEIFRKKKRTWALVQEGGNIIGVVLLSDVYREVTRDLVQQF, encoded by the coding sequence ATGCTGCTGAGAAAAAGAGCATGGGATATAATGAATGAAGAATTTTCCACAATTGATGAATCCGCAAGCCTTTCCGAGGCGGTACGCTCTCTCCGGGACAGCATGAAGGAAGCACCGGACAACCATATTGTGGTAGTGAAAAAGAAAAACGGTTCCCTGCGCGGAGTGGTCTCCATCTGGACCATGCTCAAGGCGGTAGAAGATCTGGTGCTTAAAGACGAAGACCTGAGCCTGTCCGAAGAAGCGGATTGGGACCGGGCCTTCAAAAGGGCCGGAACTGCATGCTGCTCCGCAGCACTTGATGGTCACATCGAAGAAGACGTTGCGATTCTCAAACCCACCGACCCCATGCTGGTTGTACTGGAAATTTTCCGCAAAAAGAAAAGAACCTGGGCACTGGTGCAGGAAGGCGGAAACATCATCGGCGTAGTACTGCTAAGCGACGTGTATCGCGAAGTCACCCGCGATCTGGTTCAGCAATTTTAA
- a CDS encoding UDP-N-acetylmuramoyl-L-alanyl-D-glutamate--2,6-diaminopimelate ligase, translating into MSKTVLNKTKWDALLAKVSEGLMVRTDSREVCEGDLFVAISGPLRDGADFVAQALENGAAYIICEQDVATGSAELITHPSPREALGELAMTYFKTADSKIKLVGITGTNGKTTTTYLIEQLLSSSGMKVGVIGTVSYRWPGYEQEAPLTTPGCWQLHEMLAKMAEAGVEVAVMEVSSHALHQNRVCGLSFDAAVITNVTQDHLDYHGDMEEYFKAKCLLFQHYPSALKRGIINFDDPFGRRLLECYSPAIGYGMDQSCATGCKSLCGEMVSCSGEGMRLKMTCDGEQWEIETDLIGKFNGSNLLAAQAIGLHMGLSPEQMDVFKEFDGVPGRLERVRNDQGLNIFVDYAHTPDALDNVLRTLKDLDFSRVISVFGCGGDRDRAKRPLMAEAACRYSDVAVLTSDNPRTEDPMQIIEDVRPGLKGCDHIIEEVDRAEAIRKAVVEMTKDDVLLIAGKGHETYQIIGTEKRNFSDSEEVSKAIKEIYG; encoded by the coding sequence ATGTCGAAAACAGTACTGAACAAAACCAAATGGGACGCACTCCTCGCCAAGGTCAGCGAAGGATTGATGGTCCGTACAGATTCACGGGAAGTCTGCGAAGGTGATTTATTTGTCGCCATCTCAGGGCCTCTTCGTGATGGTGCTGATTTCGTAGCGCAGGCACTTGAGAACGGTGCCGCCTATATTATTTGTGAGCAAGATGTAGCAACCGGTTCCGCCGAGCTGATCACCCACCCCTCCCCCCGTGAAGCTCTGGGTGAACTGGCCATGACCTATTTCAAAACAGCTGACAGTAAAATCAAGCTGGTGGGCATAACCGGAACCAACGGCAAGACCACCACAACTTACCTGATCGAACAGCTGCTTTCTTCCTCCGGAATGAAAGTGGGCGTAATCGGCACAGTAAGCTACCGCTGGCCCGGATATGAACAGGAAGCACCGCTGACAACACCCGGCTGCTGGCAACTGCATGAAATGCTCGCCAAAATGGCTGAAGCAGGCGTTGAAGTGGCTGTGATGGAAGTATCTTCGCATGCATTGCACCAGAACAGGGTCTGCGGACTCAGCTTTGACGCCGCGGTAATCACCAACGTCACACAGGACCATCTCGATTACCACGGAGACATGGAAGAATATTTCAAAGCCAAATGTCTGCTCTTCCAGCATTATCCCAGCGCACTCAAACGGGGCATCATCAACTTTGATGACCCTTTCGGCAGACGGCTGCTGGAATGCTATTCCCCGGCAATCGGTTACGGCATGGATCAAAGCTGCGCCACCGGCTGCAAATCCCTGTGCGGGGAAATGGTCTCCTGCTCCGGAGAAGGCATGCGTCTCAAAATGACCTGTGACGGTGAGCAGTGGGAAATCGAAACCGACCTTATCGGTAAGTTCAACGGTTCCAACCTGCTGGCAGCACAGGCCATCGGTCTGCATATGGGGCTCAGCCCGGAACAGATGGACGTGTTTAAAGAGTTTGACGGTGTTCCCGGCAGGCTTGAGCGGGTCCGTAACGATCAGGGACTCAATATTTTCGTGGATTACGCCCACACCCCGGATGCACTGGACAACGTTCTGCGTACCCTCAAGGATCTTGATTTCAGCAGGGTCATCAGTGTGTTCGGCTGCGGTGGAGACCGCGATCGGGCCAAACGTCCGCTCATGGCTGAAGCAGCCTGCCGTTATTCCGATGTGGCAGTGCTGACCTCGGACAACCCGCGCACCGAAGATCCCATGCAGATTATTGAAGATGTACGCCCCGGCCTCAAAGGGTGCGATCACATCATTGAAGAAGTTGACCGCGCCGAGGCCATCAGAAAAGCGGTTGTGGAAATGACCAAGGACGACGTGCTGCTCATCGCTGGCAAGGGCCATGAAACATATCAGATTATCGGAACGGAAAAACGGAACTTCAGCGACAGCGAAGAAGTTTCAAAGGCGATCAAGGAGATTTACGGGTGA
- the rsmH gene encoding 16S rRNA (cytosine(1402)-N(4))-methyltransferase RsmH, with protein MESKKLKPEQVHTSVLLNEVIDWLAPKPGGRYLDGTLGMAGHSSAILKAAGEGAELAGLDRDEQALELAGERLAPFGERAHRFHLAFSKFEAALNELGWDTVDGVVLDLGVSSLHLDHAERGFSFIKDGPLDMRMDPAGGMPPASSIVNKGSYSDLSRILKLYGEEPLASKIVKAIIAAREEEKITTTLQLASIVEKAYPAKRKALSRTHPATKTFQGLRIAVNSELEELKTFLDRIPERLSPGARVAIISFHSLEDRIVKKTFKAQSQSCDCPPMQPMCTCGKVKLMNVLTKKPVLPTEEEMEVNTRSRSAKLRVAERTGEDG; from the coding sequence ATGGAAAGCAAGAAATTAAAGCCTGAACAGGTCCACACATCCGTCCTGCTGAACGAAGTCATCGACTGGCTGGCTCCTAAACCCGGAGGCCGCTACCTTGACGGAACCCTCGGCATGGCCGGGCATTCCAGTGCAATCCTTAAAGCCGCAGGCGAAGGAGCCGAACTGGCCGGACTTGACCGGGACGAACAGGCACTAGAACTGGCAGGAGAACGGCTTGCACCTTTCGGTGAGCGCGCACACAGGTTCCACCTTGCTTTCAGCAAGTTTGAAGCGGCCCTCAATGAACTGGGCTGGGACACCGTTGACGGCGTTGTTCTTGATCTCGGCGTATCCTCCCTCCATCTGGACCATGCCGAGCGCGGGTTCAGTTTCATTAAGGACGGACCGCTGGACATGCGTATGGACCCGGCAGGCGGAATGCCCCCGGCTTCTTCTATAGTTAATAAAGGCTCCTATTCAGATCTGAGCAGGATTTTGAAACTGTACGGTGAAGAACCGCTGGCTTCCAAGATCGTCAAAGCGATCATCGCAGCCCGGGAAGAAGAAAAAATTACCACCACCCTGCAACTGGCCTCCATTGTGGAGAAGGCTTATCCGGCCAAACGCAAGGCATTGTCCCGAACTCATCCGGCGACAAAAACTTTTCAGGGATTGCGTATTGCCGTGAACTCCGAACTTGAAGAGTTAAAAACTTTTCTTGACCGGATTCCGGAAAGACTCAGTCCCGGCGCGAGGGTTGCGATCATATCCTTCCATTCTTTGGAAGACCGCATCGTAAAGAAAACCTTCAAAGCCCAATCGCAAAGCTGCGACTGCCCGCCCATGCAGCCCATGTGCACCTGCGGGAAAGTTAAGCTGATGAACGTGCTGACCAAAAAGCCTGTCCTTCCCACCGAGGAAGAGATGGAAGTCAACACCCGCAGCCGCAGCGCAAAACTCCGCGTAGCCGAAAGGACCGGGGAGGACGGATAA
- a CDS encoding HD-GYP domain-containing protein, which translates to MNAKGRMDVPDGLNEEYYQISPDILQSFNKFRPPLDIFMFMEEVGRIAPYYKVGGRLSKEQIEQLAGLVKEGLIFVSRKDHPVYVKHIAYQLDLVLIDRNLKESEIADIFMEALTMRMSEFLDQPVAAVTDKLWTDLMVLTEYLWNDPYRIKALAKRLHKEHTLAQHSVNCGVLALAIFIRMKGKNFASGDISRTHFDRLTAGFFLHDMGMSKIPLFIREKPKPLTTDERQKVDKHPMLGYEMLSKLDLKYKEIEACVIEHHERLTGKGYPQKKSGREISQLGRIIAAIDSYCAMITKRPFAEGIDPLKAATAISQDKGYDPEVTKNIQAWALTLKK; encoded by the coding sequence ATGAATGCAAAAGGTAGAATGGATGTTCCCGATGGTTTGAACGAGGAATATTACCAGATCAGTCCCGATATTCTTCAGAGTTTCAATAAGTTCAGGCCGCCTCTCGATATTTTTATGTTCATGGAGGAAGTGGGCCGAATCGCGCCTTACTACAAGGTGGGAGGAAGGCTGAGCAAGGAGCAGATTGAGCAGCTTGCCGGATTGGTTAAAGAAGGTCTTATCTTTGTTTCCCGTAAGGACCACCCGGTATACGTAAAGCATATCGCTTATCAGCTGGACCTCGTGCTTATTGACCGCAACCTTAAGGAAAGCGAGATTGCGGATATTTTTATGGAAGCCCTGACCATGCGCATGAGTGAGTTTCTGGATCAGCCTGTTGCGGCTGTTACCGATAAGCTCTGGACCGATCTGATGGTTCTTACTGAATATCTGTGGAATGATCCCTACCGGATCAAGGCTCTTGCCAAGAGGCTGCACAAGGAGCACACCCTTGCTCAGCATAGTGTGAATTGCGGAGTACTTGCCCTTGCAATTTTTATCCGCATGAAAGGCAAAAATTTTGCCAGCGGGGATATCAGCCGTACCCATTTTGATCGGTTGACCGCCGGATTTTTCCTGCACGATATGGGTATGAGCAAGATTCCTCTGTTTATTCGTGAAAAGCCTAAGCCGCTGACCACGGATGAGCGTCAGAAAGTGGATAAACATCCCATGCTCGGCTATGAAATGCTCAGCAAACTCGACCTTAAATATAAGGAGATCGAGGCTTGCGTTATTGAGCATCATGAAAGGTTGACCGGCAAAGGGTATCCCCAGAAAAAATCCGGCCGTGAGATCAGTCAGCTGGGTCGCATTATCGCCGCAATCGATTCGTATTGCGCCATGATTACCAAGCGTCCTTTTGCTGAAGGAATTGATCCGCTCAAGGCTGCCACTGCCATTTCACAAGACAAGGGTTATGACCCGGAAGTCACCAAGAATATCCAGGCTTGGGCACTTACTTTGAAGAAATAG
- the murF gene encoding UDP-N-acetylmuramoyl-tripeptide--D-alanyl-D-alanine ligase, whose product MKLTLSELEEQLMGSSDLPSAADIDIAAVRIDSRLVGKGDVFFCIEGENFDGHNFAEAALEAGAVAVVVSQFMPELAEKPIIMVRDTVQALGRVATYWRMKSKARMIAVTGSAGKTTVKEMLAHVLSGDGSGTGSVHKNFMNLNNQLGLPLSMLEATGEETYWVMELGISLPHDMGELGPIAQPDMAIVHNIGPAHLEGLGSLENVAVQKSSLFKYIRPEGKALCCKDHELLWKAANEITTPVAFSSQDENAEYYSTLLHTLPDGSGRFLIKAGEETAEVVLPTCGSHFAENAAAVTCAAHQLGMELTEIAERLATVELPKQRFHCHTHGKWTLIDDSYNANPLSMNRAIDTAKRIAGERPLVLVLGDMLELGEEAGCAHCDLGTKIAATKPDATFYHGIHYAEVASNTNGSTLVPVNKPAEFLNGINELGLSDAVVLFKGSRSCRMEDYFHALNNDINGETGGNKV is encoded by the coding sequence GTGAAGCTGACTTTGTCTGAACTCGAAGAACAGCTCATGGGGAGCAGTGATCTACCCTCTGCGGCAGACATCGATATAGCAGCCGTGCGCATTGACAGCAGGCTGGTAGGTAAAGGCGATGTCTTCTTCTGCATTGAAGGGGAAAATTTCGACGGCCACAACTTTGCCGAAGCGGCTCTTGAAGCCGGGGCGGTTGCGGTTGTTGTTTCCCAATTCATGCCCGAACTCGCAGAGAAGCCGATCATCATGGTTCGCGATACTGTTCAGGCCCTCGGACGGGTTGCCACATACTGGCGTATGAAATCAAAGGCCCGCATGATCGCCGTTACTGGTTCGGCAGGCAAAACAACCGTAAAAGAAATGCTGGCCCACGTACTTTCCGGCGATGGATCTGGAACTGGGTCCGTACATAAAAATTTCATGAACCTGAACAACCAGCTAGGCCTGCCCCTTTCCATGCTTGAAGCAACCGGAGAGGAGACTTACTGGGTTATGGAGCTTGGCATCAGCCTGCCTCACGATATGGGTGAACTTGGCCCTATTGCCCAGCCGGACATGGCAATTGTCCACAACATCGGTCCCGCACATCTTGAAGGACTGGGTTCACTGGAAAATGTGGCTGTTCAGAAATCATCACTTTTCAAATACATCCGTCCCGAAGGCAAAGCCCTGTGCTGCAAGGATCATGAGCTGCTCTGGAAGGCAGCAAATGAAATCACCACGCCCGTTGCTTTTTCCTCTCAGGATGAAAATGCAGAATATTACAGCACCCTGCTACACACCCTGCCTGACGGTTCCGGAAGATTTCTAATCAAGGCCGGGGAAGAAACAGCTGAAGTTGTCCTGCCCACCTGCGGTTCCCACTTTGCGGAAAACGCAGCCGCCGTAACCTGCGCCGCTCACCAGCTTGGCATGGAACTGACTGAAATTGCCGAAAGACTGGCAACAGTAGAACTGCCCAAACAAAGATTCCACTGCCACACCCACGGCAAATGGACACTTATCGACGACTCCTACAACGCCAATCCATTATCCATGAACCGGGCCATCGACACTGCCAAACGCATTGCCGGAGAAAGGCCGCTGGTATTGGTACTGGGCGATATGCTGGAACTGGGCGAAGAAGCCGGATGCGCACATTGCGACCTTGGCACCAAGATCGCCGCAACAAAGCCGGACGCAACTTTTTACCATGGCATACACTACGCCGAAGTAGCCTCCAATACCAACGGATCTACCTTGGTTCCGGTGAACAAACCTGCTGAATTTTTGAATGGAATTAATGAACTGGGTCTCAGCGATGCGGTAGTCCTCTTTAAAGGGTCGAGGTCCTGCCGCATGGAAG